The Thermodesulfovibrionales bacterium genome contains the following window.
CCCTCCGATACGGTAGTAAAGCTCGGAGGGAATGTAAGAGTCGGCGGGAAGTCACCCTTTCTCCTCATCGCGGGACCCTGCGCGATCGAGGGCAAGGAACAGTTATTGAAGACCGCGCGGTTCCTGAAAAAGCTCGGTGTCCCCGTGCTGCGGGGAGGGGCATATAAACCGAGGACAAGTCCTCATAGTTTTCAGGGACTGAGAGAAGAGGGTCTTGATCTCCTCTCGGAGATCAGGAACGAAGTCGGCATCCTGGTAGTTACCGAGGTGATGAGCTCCGAGCAAGTCGGAATTGTCGCAGAAAAGTCTGACATACTTCAGGTCGGTGCCCGTAATATGCAGAATTTTGACCTTCTCAAAGAAATCGGCAAGACAAAGAAGCCCGTCATCCTGAAAAGAGGACTGTCGGCCACAGTCGAAGAATGGCTTTCCTCTGCGGAATACATTCTCCTCGGCGGCAATCCTGACGTCATCCTCTGTGAAAGAGGGATACGGACCTTTGAGACGGCTACCCGGAACACAGCGGATTTATCGGTCGTCCCGCTCGTGAAATCAGGCTCCCACCTGCCGATCATTTTTGACCCGAGCCATGCGACCGGAAAACGGGGGTTAGTCTCTCCTATGGCGCTGGCATCTGTTGTTGTGGGCGCACATGGTGCGATGATCGAGGTCCACCCTGATCCGGAGCATGCGCTTTCAGACGGGCCGCAATCGCTTCATTTCAAAGAATTTGAAAGACTCCACCATCAGATAACGTCGATGGAAGATTTCATGAGACTTTCGCTGAAGGCATGATGAGCCGCAGGTGCTTTTTCCTGACAGCGGAAACTACCACTTGAGTTGAGGCTTATTCCGCAACCAGCTCTCTCAGTGACCTGCAGAATCTGGCGGAGAGGCAGGGATTCGAACCCTGGGTGGGGTTGCCCCCACAACGATTTTCGAGACCGTCCCATTCAACCACTCTGGCACCTCTCCATCTCTCTCTAAAATAAATATGGCAGCCTTAACGGTATCGCGATATAGTTTAAACTAAACCGGCTAAAATAAGGAATAGAGACCGGAAACAGTTATCTCCGTTCTTGAAAAAAGCTTTTAAGCAGGGAAGCACATTCTTCTTCGAGGATGCCCGAGACAACATCGACCCGATGGTTCAGACGCTTATCATCAAGAAGAGTGTAAAGACTTTCGACAGCTCCTCCCTTTGAGTCACGACAGCCGTAGACGAGCTTTCCGAGTCGAGCATTGATCATCGCACCGGCGCACATGACGCACGGCTCTTTGGTCACATACAAGACAGCGCCGCTCAGCCGCCAGTTCTGAACTATCTTTGCCCCTTCCCGCAGGGCGATCACCTCCGCATGTGCAGTAGGATCCAGCAAAGATTCCCTTCTGTTATGGGCAACTGTGATAATGCCGCAATCCTTGCCGACCAGTACGGCTCCGACAGGCACTTCCCCATCGGAAAAGGCGAGGCCGGCTTCTTTCAGAGCCAGCCTCATGAAATCAATGTCTTTATCTTCGCAGCTCACGAACGCCCGCCCCCATGCCCGCCTATTTTAGTGCTATGAGTTGACGGTTTTTCATTCCGACTTGGGTAGTAAATCCATAAGGCTTGACATATTTCCCCACGTCCCCGCAATTCCTCGCCCCGAAGGTATGAAGGAAATCAAGAATTAAGTTTACCATAGCTTCTCGCATCAGGGGTACACGGCCCAATCCTCACAACTATTAGTATGCGTGACCACTAGGGAGACCAATTGTCGCTGCGCATGGTTCAAACACTTACCCGACTCTCAAAAATCCGTAATGCCCCGAGCGCAAAAAAAAGGCAGGTGGACTCCACCTGCCTTTCCCTTGAAGGGGGATTACATCAGGAACCCTTACCAGCCGCTTCCATGGCTGCCGAAATATTGATCGTATAGTTTGTGATACTCCTTTGCCACTGCTGCCAAGACAGTTTTCGGAAAATACGGTATATTCTCTTTGGTCGGGAACGCTGGTGAATCCTGGCTTATACCGCCGCCGTGGCACTGACCGCAGGCGAGGTCTATGTCGACCCAGACAGCGTTATTGTAAACCGCAGGCTCGAGCGTCCAGATGGACGTGTAATTTTCTGGTGCCGTTTTAGCCACGGCCATGACTGTCCATGTGTTGGTCGATGTCGTCGTCCATTTCCCGCCGCCGGCGTCACAAGCGGATACGGTCAAGGCCGTGGTTACCGAACACGTACCGGGCAGACAGGCCGTTCTGTTTGTTACTGCCGCTAATGCTTCGCCCTTTGCTGTAGCGCAGCTTCCGGCGCTCTCAAACTCTTCTGCAGACGGGAATGTGCTGTAATCCGGGTCGGAGTTTATTCTCCATATATGCATGTTTGTGTCCGCTGCACTCGGTTTCGGCATATGGCAGGTCGGACATGTCTGTGCGAAGAGGTTGTCGGGCAAACCAGTGTGGAAACCTAGGGTCTTGGCATATTTGCCGACAT
Protein-coding sequences here:
- the tadA gene encoding tRNA adenosine(34) deaminase TadA, yielding MSCEDKDIDFMRLALKEAGLAFSDGEVPVGAVLVGKDCGIITVAHNRRESLLDPTAHAEVIALREGAKIVQNWRLSGAVLYVTKEPCVMCAGAMINARLGKLVYGCRDSKGGAVESLYTLLDDKRLNHRVDVVSGILEEECASLLKSFFQERR
- the aroF gene encoding 3-deoxy-7-phosphoheptulonate synthase, encoding MLIVMHHSASDKDIERVKKTIAMLGLKPVAIPGSERTAIGVIGNQGWVDDSPFRAIKGVLEIIHVTKPYKLVSRDFHPSDTVVKLGGNVRVGGKSPFLLIAGPCAIEGKEQLLKTARFLKKLGVPVLRGGAYKPRTSPHSFQGLREEGLDLLSEIRNEVGILVVTEVMSSEQVGIVAEKSDILQVGARNMQNFDLLKEIGKTKKPVILKRGLSATVEEWLSSAEYILLGGNPDVILCERGIRTFETATRNTADLSVVPLVKSGSHLPIIFDPSHATGKRGLVSPMALASVVVGAHGAMIEVHPDPEHALSDGPQSLHFKEFERLHHQITSMEDFMRLSLKA